The Cucurbita pepo subsp. pepo cultivar mu-cu-16 chromosome LG18, ASM280686v2, whole genome shotgun sequence nucleotide sequence TGGGATTGTGATTTGCACGGCGATCTCTGTTGGGGTTTCGTATTTGGACTTCACAGACATTGTTGCGTCGGCGAATTTCATGTATAGCTTGGGGATGCTGCTGGAATTCTCGTCGTTCATATGGCTGAGATGGAAGCATTCCGCCATGGAAAGGCCGTTCAAGGTTCCGTTGGAGCTGCCGGGGTTGATCGTGATGTGTTTGGTCCCGTCGGCGTTTTTGGTGGTTTTGATGGTTTTTACGCATACCACCGTGTTCTTGGTCAGTGCTTCCATGACCGCCGCCGGGATTGTCTGGTTCGGGTTGATGAAGATTTgtaggaagaagaagatcttcatcttcaatcCAAGACCTGAAGATTAGGAacaattattctttttttttttttttaatttttttaattttttaatttttttttttaaatttgtaattagttattattatttttttatttttttattttttagatttgaacttatatatatttttttcttaaaaatattatatcaatcaattaattttaaagtttttaattatatcaatctaatttgttaaaaaagaattttaggCATTTAGttgtattttctatttttctatattaaaaaataactttatatatatattatttaaaaaaaatatattatatcactcaaattttgttaattttaattttttttaattatatcactctaattttttaaaaaaagaattttaggCATTtagttgtatttttttatatgattttaaattaattgaaaataattatgaataaatgaattgatataaatagttgtatatattaatttttttaaaaataataatttaatagattgacctaaaaaaaatttatttctatatgATATTTGACTTAAGGTTTAATGACCATTTTCGaacttattttaatatttcatttttttaattttttcttaattctcGATCTTTAAGTATTTTTTCTCGTGTCGCTCCTATTTTCTTCCTAATCCAGCGACAATCGTAACGACAACGAGTGAAGCTGTTTTTTTCCAGCAATGACTAGGAAGCACGTTGAACCACTGAAAGGTCTTGGTAGCGCTTACTTCTCTTTGGCATGTCACTCTTTGTCGAGGGATTGTCACGGATTGACGGGCCAACAAAACAAGGGCGAGGGAGCGAGAGCAAAGAAGTAAAGAGTGAGATTGAGAGCGAGAAAGTGAGCTAGAGTTGGAGCGGGATCGAGAGCGAGagtgaattaaataaaaaacaaaaaatagtaatttaaaaaaaaaaaaaaaaaaaaaaacNGGCTAGGCCATACAATATCgttactagtggtgggcttgagtttgGACTCATATTAAATCGTGAATGGTTTAGACTCAAACGCTcagatatatattataaaaagatgtaaaactaaatcaaaccCGAATCAAATCAAAGATTCTAAATGTATTCAATCATATTAATTCAAATCCTAACCAAATTGTATCATAATCCATCTATTTAAAGTCCCCTTTATTTAAGgaaattcttcatcttctcatAATTCATCATTCATCATCATTCAATGGATCATCAAATTGGTGTCCCAAATCCACACCCCCATCAAAAACCCACCTCAAATTCCGACTTACCTCCTCCAATCCTCCCCACAACCACCCCAAATTCCCCCATCCCTGCCGCAAAAAAGCTCACATTAATCCCCCTCATCTTCCTCATCTACTTCGAGGTCGCCGGTGGCCCCTATGGCGAGGAGCCAGCCGTCCAAGCCGCCGGACCACTCCTCGCCATCATAGGCTTCATCGTCTTCCCTTTCATATGGAGCGTCCCAGAGGCGCTGATCACGGCTGAGCTCTCCACCGCCTTCCCCGGCAACGGCGGCTTCGTCATCTGGGCCCAAAGAGCCTTCGGACCCTTCTGGGGCTCTCTCATGGGCACCTGGAAAATCCTCAGCGGCGTTATCAACATAGCCGCTTACCCTGTTCTCTGCATCAATTACATTCAGAAAATCGCCCCCCAGCTCCAATCCGGCTGGCCCCGCCGCACCGCCCTCCTCGCCTCCTCCGTCGTCCTCGCCGCCCTCAACTACATCGGCCTCACCATCGTCGGATATGTCGCCGTCGTTCTAGCTCTGTTATCCATCTTACCCTTCATCTTAATGACATTAATCGCCATCCCCAAAATCAAACCCCACCGGTGGGGAAATCCCGGCGATAAATCGATAAAAACAGATTGGAATCTGTATCTCAACACTCTGTTTTGGAACCTGAATTTCTGGGATAACGTCAGCACACTCGCCGGAGAAgtagaaaaacccaaaaaaaccTTCCCAATTGCTCTGTTCATATCAGTAATTATCACTTGTCTTTCTTACTTAATCCCACTTCTCGCCGTCACCGGCGCCGTCGACATTCAACAATCCGCTTGGGAATCCGGATTCCACGCCCAAGCGGCAGAGACACTCGCCggaaaatggctcaaaatccTCCTGGAAATCGGAGCCTGCTTGTCGGCGATTGGACTATTCGAAGCTCAATTAAGTAGCAGTGCATATCAAATTCTGGGTATGGCGGAAATTGGGATTTTACCCAAATTCTTCGCGGCGAGAGCGAAATGGTTCAACACTCCATGGATTGGGATTGTGATTTGCACGGCGATCTCTGTTGGGGTTTCGTATTTGGACTTCACAGACATTGTTGCGTCGGCGAATTTCATGTATAGCTTGGGGATGCTGCTGGAATTCTCGTCGTTCATATGGCTGAGATGGAAGCATTCCGCCATGGAAAGGCCGTTCAAGGTTCCGTTGGAGCTGCCGGGGTTGATCGTGATGTGTTTGGTCCCGTCGGCGTTTTTGGTGGTTTTGATGGTTTTTACGCATACCACCGTGTTCTTGGTCAGTGCTTCCATGACCGCCGCCGGGATTGTCTGGTTCGGGTTGATGAAGATTTgtaggaagaagaagatcttcatcttcaatcCAAGACCTGAAGATTAGGAacaattattctttttttttttttttaatttttttaattttttaatttttttttttaaatttgtaattagttattattatttttttatttttttattttttagatttgaacttatatatatttttttcttaaaaatattatatcaatcaattaattttaaagtttttaattatatcaatctaatttgttaaaaaagaattttaggCATTTAGttgtattttctatttttctatattaaaaaataactttatatatatattatttaaaaaaaatatattatatcactcaaattttgttaattttaattttttttaattatatcactctaattttttaaaaaaagaattttaggCATTtagttgtatttttttatatgattttaaattaattgaaaataattatgaataaatgaattgatataaatagttgtatatattaatttttttaaaaataataatttaatagattgacctaaaaaaaatttatttctatatgATATTTGACTTAAGGTTTAATGACCATTTTCGaacttattttaatatttcatttttttaattttttcttaattctcGATCTTTAAGTATTTTTTCTCGTGTCGCTCCTATTTTCTTCCTAATCCAGCGACAATCGTAACGACAACGAGTGAAGCTGTTTTTTTCCAGCAATGACTAGGAAGCACGTTGAACCACTGAAAGGTCTTGGTAGCGCTTACTTCTCTTTGGCATGTCACTCTTTGTCGAGGGATTGTCACGGATTGACGGGCCAACAAAACAAGGGCGAGGGAGCGAGAGCAAAGAAGTAAAGAGTGAGATTGAGAGCGAGAAAGTGAGCTAGAGTTGGAGCGGGATCGAGAGCGAGagtgaattaaataaaaaacaaaaaatagtaatttaaaaaaaaaaaaaaaaaaaaaaccaaatttttaGGTCATGGTACAAAAATCCCTTGGGCTCCGTGTGACATAcgctttcttctttctttcttccgaTTTTCCCGTCGTCGATGGCTGCTTTTCTATGCTAATTTCGTCGTGCGATCTCAGTTTCCGGTGAGTTTctgtattctttctttttctttgagcaATTTCCgattaagattatttttatatccaagaacaaaatattaccGCCATTCGATTAGATAATCTGTGGATTCAAATAGATTGGAGGTTTTTCATTTTCGCATCATGATGTTGTTGTTAATTATGAATTCCCTGTGGAAAGTTGAAATGGTTATAGGAACGTTTTCAATTCTGCGAATGATGGACGAAACTTGTTTTTCGATTTATAGGGTTTGTTGTGATGGATTGTGTCACTCCCATGCTTCTCTGGTGTTCTGGAGTAGTGGATATGGATGTATTTTCTCCGAGGCATTTAGTTTTTGCATCTCAGAAAAGTTTTACTTCTGGGAGGAAATCGTTGAACTCTGTATTTTCAAGGTCGATTTGTTCTCGGTTCTCGGTTTCTCGATTTCGAATTCGTGCAAAGCGTTCGCGTTTTCAAggtacttttcttcatttaatgAATATGGATGATTTATTTGATCATTTTCATGGTTtctatgataataattaatggAAATGACACAAGAATTCCAATGCTATATCATTAGAAAagtcaagattttttttttttttttttttttttttatNGCCCCCCAATGGTATAAACCACATGATTTGGTTgtgaactttcaatttcaattctatGTCTAGTAGatctattaattttaaaaaatttgaaagttcaagtaattttgaaagtttaggtaCTGAATCGACACAAATCTCAGATTTTAGGAACTAAAA carries:
- the LOC111780526 gene encoding probable polyamine transporter At3g13620; translated protein: MDHQIGVPNPHPHQKPTSNSDLPPPILPTTTPNSPIPAAKKLTLIPLIFLIYFEVAGGPYGEEPAVQAAGPLLAIIGFIVFPFIWSVPEALITAELSTAFPGNGGFVIWAQRAFGPFWGSLMGTWKILSGVINIAAYPVLCINYIQKIAPQLQSGWPRRTALLASSVVLAALNYIGLTIVGYVAVVLALLSILPFILMTLIAIPKIKPHRWGNPGDKSIKTDWNLYLNTLFWNLNFWDNVSTLAGEVEKPKKTFPIALFISVIITCLSYLIPLLAVTGAVDIQQSAWESGFHAQAAETLAGKWLKILLEIGACLSAIGLFEAQLSSSAYQILGMAEIGILPKFFAARAKWFNTPWIGIVICTAISVGVSYLDFTDIVASANFMYSLGMLLEFSSFIWLRWKHSAMERPFKVPLELPGLIVMCLVPSAFLVVLMVFTHTTVFLVSASMTAAGIVWFGLMKICRKKKIFIFNPRPED